One region of Erythrolamprus reginae isolate rEryReg1 chromosome 12, rEryReg1.hap1, whole genome shotgun sequence genomic DNA includes:
- the LOC139174744 gene encoding uncharacterized protein, giving the protein MGKFLLTCSIVILFILLQTREIVSIRGLTRPRNHRPFSPNRPSNTGNLHVNRPAYSYPPNSRNAPPLPPPPRDSSQNLLIPGNPGNLPPHSIISPNLSNLPRPSSIHKKTGNLPSYSDNFPNAPPPPPPRRDSSQNPGYPPRYPVNPKNPRSFSHQPYNHQNPQLGKYNPKPKRPKGKDMLEAANDIAEAIKDLYTLFTSSEGGNSRSHDGNPADSKPKGDEVKYVEETVRNAPVVDPESYILGSPIAKMFLRFNDSEEKWWNENRHRFPTPVYHQNSIQPISRERVALANSLGRASGHNPQNNAVSDLHFSFENALFLIHPFAISVITLITPFLIF; this is encoded by the coding sequence ATGGGAAAATTCCTGTTGACCTGCTCAATTGTGATTCTCTTCATTTTGCTCCAGACTAGGGAAATTGTCTCCATTAGAGGACTCACCCGCCCTCGAAATCATAGACCCTTCTCCCCAAATAGACCTTCTAACACAGGGAATCTTCATGTGAATAGGCCTGCCTACTCATATCCACCCAACTCCCGAAACGCAccacctcttccacctcctccacgGGACAGCTCTCAAAATTTACTCATCCCCGGAAACCCAGGAAATCTTCCACCACATTCGATCATCTCCCCAAACCTATCAAATCTTCCACGACCTTCGTCCATCCACAAAAAAACAGGAAATCTTCCATCATATTCCGACAACTTCCCAAATGcaccacctcctccacctcctcgacGGGACAGCTCTCAAAACCCAGGATATCCTCCACGATATCCAGTTAACCCTAAAAATCCTAGGTCTTTCTCACACCAACCATATAACCACCAAAATCCTCAATTGGGAAAGTATAATCCCAAACCTAAACGGCCCAAGGGGAAGGATATGCTTGAAGCTGCAAATGATATTGCAGAAGCTATTAAAGACCTTTATACTTTGTTTACTTCTTCAGAAGGAGGCAATTCCAGATCTCATGATGGCAACCCAGCGGACTCAAAGCCAAAGGGTGATGAAGTGAAATATGTGGAGGAAACTGTTAGAAATGCTCCAGTGGTAGACCCCGAGAGCTACATCTTAGGCAGCCCCATAGCCAAGATGTTTCTTCGTTTTAATGACAGTGAGGAAAAATGGTGGAATGAAAACCGACACCGTTTTCCCACCCCTGTTTACCACCAAAACTCTATCCAGCCAATTTCAAGAGAAAGAGTAGCTTTGGCTAATAGTCTTGGAAGAGCCAGTGGACACAATCCCCAAAACAATGCTGTGTCTGATTTGCATTTCTCTTTTGAGAATGCTTTGTTTCTCATTCATCCTTTTGCCATTTCAGTCATTACCTTAATCACTCCTTTCCTGATCTTCTAA